The Epinephelus lanceolatus isolate andai-2023 chromosome 17, ASM4190304v1, whole genome shotgun sequence region CAGCCACTGAGATGATCTCATCTCTCAGGCATCCAATCTCAGGTTTTCAGGTGAaggagaaatattagggtagcAGCAGTGCACGCCCCTCTCATTTCACCTTCCCCTTGGAAAGGTGGGCTGAGAGACGGAACGTCAGAGATAAATAAGGGGAAAGTAAGAGGTGACAGAAATAGAGGAGGGAAGGAACAGGAAGGTGAACGAGACAGGCATGTGAGAAGCATTAGTAGATTACTGCATGGAGCATGATGGGACATGAACAGTTGCAAGCTAGGTCAGATCCCTGTGTGTTGCACCCTATGGGACAGGGTCAAATTGAATATGATAGAGCTTTATGGaccctttgatgttttaaaGGAGAGTGCAGGGATAGGACTGTCGAAGTAATTTATTAGTCATATAACAAAATACACTGATTTTAATGAATTGCTTTTCTAATACTTGTTCTGTGATCCAAAATTCACAACATCATACTTGTGAGCCGAGACAGAGGCTGAGATGAGACCTTATATCGTAGAAAGATTAAATCACATTATTCTAACAAGCCACAGTCCTAAATTCCTAGCCCTTAATTATGATAATAAAAGTAGAAAATGTGCTGAATGAGAATCATACTGGACTAGACGTTTGCTGTCCAGTAATCTGCCGAATGTGAGGGTGAAAAAACGTGATGACTGACAGTAATAGGATTAGGAGGACTAAGGAAGATCAAGAGAGTAATCAGAGACCTTAACTGATCTATGTCACCTGGAAGTGGCACAGTAGGGAGCTGGGTTTCGCACAGTTGGAGCTAGACTGAAACACAGGAGCTTAATTCCTTTTAAGGAGAGCTGTGATTAAAAGATCATCTTCCCAAACAATGGACTGAATGCCGAAAAGATCACTGAACTTTTTCTCCACCAGATATTTGCGAAAATAAAGGTCATTTGTATTAACAGCTGTAATGAAATCCCCCAATGCTGATTGTGCAAGTTAGATATCCTTCAGCTCATATCAGAGGAAATGCTCTGGGTATGGAGCATATTGGCCAAAAGGCAGGATGTACCCTTCAGCTGTTGCGTCTCTATGTAATAAAGtccaaagcaaaacaaactcaACAGACAAAGGTCAGGAACCATCGACCtgtggctaagccacgccccccctccactcactcggacaaaatatcaacattcagtgactggcgctatggcaggtgtcacagtacacggcattacgcaggaggcaactgataattttttggggacataatgatcagatgtcattgagaagtaaccaaaagggcctaaactacgcattggagggatacattaatcatttcattgttgagaaggtcgatgaaaagcttaaattacaagccaaaatgtacaggtcacagtgtacgcttgtgaaccgcatctcgttgccatcgccaccaaaaacaacaagttaaagtgccactgaagttaaggtttctggctcagaatatgagaaaaggataacagcctttttaccatctttaccaacagtgtctctccgttagtttggtgctacagtatttacactgaatcattcagcataacgtttgccaacctttgatatctctgcgattacagataaattaatgaagctaaacTCCAGAAATGAATGTTAGCttaacgggtccatgtcattggtccaacagcccattggtccgacatcccattagtccgacggtccgtggtgctgaacagctcccggcgggcgtatttctaccttgatggtgtgtcgtgactggctctgggtcagctgggaaaggcttgaggcgaagcaggctcacggcttatgtgtttgtcactttctttttcattttaacccacaccatgatcttttcctcaccctaaccaagtggtttttgtgcctaaacctaaccagaccttaaccacagggcatcatgatgatttcggaacaacgggacttcggaacaatggctttaatatggtcggaacaatgggatgtcggaccaatgggcagttcccagcttaactagagccctttggacaacagctaacaatgatgtacgatcaccaaagtacaaaactagaacaaaataggctaatgaactcccagcaaacaaggtgacatgatgaacaatgcagctaggagctaacgttaggctaactttagctaacgttagctagagatgttaaagataactctatatttctttccagcaaagtgacaatatgttgcctgaaacacaatgttgacttaccttagaacagatgtagacatccttgttaatcttattcacgttgagttgatgttgtgttCTAGCGTtaccgcacaactttatccaaaggagacacttttctcggttgagatgtggtttaaagtgtaaaaaataaaccccgtcgcccagcctctcaggataccttgtgtcggagttgcatgtaccccatgcacaccgtttgaccatttttaaacttcaaatctccgaaaaagctcataaaaccaaacaaaactgactttttgtaatgcatttcaatggatgtccaggcagagaatgtctgagtgtatgagaatggctatacgcactaagattggctcatcgcgtttgaagGCAgaacttagccataggtcaattaggAAGGCAATGGATCTAAACCCTGAGGCTTCACTGACCAATCAATTTGCATTTTACAGACATAATGTTGTGAGTCACCAacccctctctctgttttcttctaGGTAGATGGTTTCTTCACCTTGCTGTTCGGCCTTGCAAGCATCAACACCTTGACGGTTATCAGCGTCACCAGATACATCAAGGGATGCCACCCAAACAAAGGTCAGATCTAACCTTCCTGAATTCAACTGAGAGAATATATAAAGAAAGCCTCTGACCAGCGTCTCTGCCCACCTCACATTCCAGCAGTTCTTATCGGACAGAAAAGCACTGTTTTTCAGTGCTAATGAAACCTTATTACGGACTTCAGCTATGGAAATTACTACCGCTTGTCTCCAgcaattttatttacatttcgcCAACATGTCATTAAGTGAACTTGAGGTGACATTTTCTATTTTCGGGTGTAAGTGATGCTGAGGAATGTCTTAATTATATCGAAATTAGGTTAGCCTCTGTTGTCAGTGTGGTGTAAACGTTTTTACTGTGTTTGTGGCTCTTCATAAAACACAAGCTATATAAGCCCgtctgtggggttttttttttacatcagtgGTTAAACTATGAACATTGGTGATACATGTGGCGTGTCATCAGATGTATTATGTGCCAGAGTGCAGCTGCAACTACTGCAACAGATACTGATGTAAATCACAATTGATTTTAGgtaaaaaattaaagtaatttCGGCCAGGTAAACTGTGCAGGCATTAAAGCAACAATACAAGGTATCTCTAACAAAGCTGAGTAACCCATAGCAACAAAGGCGCTGTACATCGCCAATTGTCTTTCATAAACTGTACTCACTGAATGTCATATTGACATAAGAAATAGAGCAGACTCATTGATTTTCTCCCTTCCCCTGAATACAAAGCTATGTGTGCTTTGTCAACAGAGGTTCTTTCAGTCACAGATGTTTGCAAAGGCCGTTAATATAAGAAAAGACCTCATTGTTCAATAAATGTCACAATCCTGACATTCATAACAAGTCAAGAATGCTGCATCTTTAAGTGCCTCTCACTTTTTCTGTCCTACATTTGCCAAGGTCATAACATTTAACCttttcaaactgcaaacaatcacacaaTTTCTTCCATAACGTGAGGGTGTTATGTTGTAATCATGTTTctcgctgtgtgtgtttctgcagcttACTGTATCAGTGTGAATACCATTGCTGTATCGCTCATCTGCATTTGGACCGGAGCAATGTTTTGGTCTGTTGCTCCGCTGCTAGGCTGGGGCAGCTTCACAGGTCTGTTCTCATACACTAACCTCACAGAAGATATAACTATAAGACTTTATTTTAAAAGCCTCAATCTGACCTCTGTGTCTTCTCTTCCTTAGATCGAGGTTATGGCACCTGTGAGGTGGACTGGTCCAAAGCCAATTACTCCACTATCCACAAGTCCTACATCATCTCCATCCTCATCTTCTGCTTTTTCATCCCTGTGTTGATCATGCTCTTCTCCTATGTCTCCATTATCAACACAGTGAAAAGCACCAACGCCATGTCAGCTGATGGTTTCCTCACCACCCGTCAGAGGAAGGTGGAGAGAGATGTCACGAGGGTAggaaaagtttatttttgagATTTTTGTTGGAGAGACTTGATTGAAAAAGTAAAATGAGACCCTTTAAAGCTCTACTTAAAAGTGCCCTGTCTGTAATAAACCTCCTCTCACGTTACTCCAGTCCTGACAATTGTTCCCTCATGTTCCTCTCTAGATTTCCATTGTGATCTGCACCGCTTTCATCATGGCCTGGTCTCCATATGCCGTGGTGTCTATGTGGTCAGCCTGGGGCTTCCATGTGCCAAGCACAACCAGCATCGTCACCCGACTCTTTGCCAAGTCTGCCAGCTTCTATAACCCGCTCATCTACTTCGGTATGAGCTCAAAGTTTCGCAAGGacgtctctgtgctgctgccgtgcgCACGAGAGCGCAGGGAGGTGGTGCGTCTGCAACACTTTCAAAACATCAAACCCAAGGCTGAAGCTCCGCCCCCACCTGCACCACTTCCTGTCCAGAAGCCAGAGGTGAAATATGTCACATTCAATCCGGACAGCGACTCGGGGGTCAACAGCCCTCCTCAGACTCCTCCATCTGAACCTCAGGGGGTCTTCCACACTGACCTGCCATCACACATTGAAACATCAGAGTACTGGTGTGACAGACTCTGATGACATTTCACTGAACAGGTGCTTGAATTAAACGGGGAGATTAagagtatttttgtattttttggtcTTGCCCATGTTCATAAACTGTATAACCAatgttaataaattattttatgaaTCTCACACTTTGAACAACAGCTTCTTTGGCCGTCATTCAACCCACATTGGTAACAGCAACATCAAGCATGGAGCAAGAAACCCCAGAAACTTTTCATAGAGGCGTCCAGATGGAGTCGTGGAAAatcttgggggggggggggacaccAAAAGCCATGACTGGATTTTAGGAATTCTCTTATGCTTTTCTAGTCAACATCTCCTCATACAAAAATGCACGCACAATGGTTCATCCGATATCCATGAATTAGCTTCCCACAAATGACATACATACTAACCGTAAAGACACATACTAcacataaagttacgtacttaatgtaataagttacttaggttaggttaaggaaagtAACGTTattgtggttagggttaggaaaagaaacatggtgtcaACAAACCTTAAAATGGCTCAAAGTACGCACAAAGTTCACATTCCAACGTTTCGGACACAGATCTCCTGGGGAAAGTTtcatgttttgtgacccatccaccaccccaacctgggTCCTTAACAGACCCCGTGTCCTCCTTCACGCCCGTCAGCACATttgtcacatgatcgcagccttcccaaATACATGGGTCATACATGAATCACTGGTTCATGATGACGTGGAatatgtacgaattttggtgcattacttttccgaggaaaatgtacaaacagttcATCGGAACAGCCTGTTTTAGTGGATAGGCAGATGAGTTAGGAAActgcatactgatatactttggtttcttattttacaattaATGTTACACTACTTATCTGATGTGTATAGACTAATACTGgaacagttaacattttgatttcTCCTGTTTAAATCCTGTTTTAGTGTGTTATGTATCGATATATACACGTGCTAGGccattcattgttcttcaaataggccgattgtccttttccttaataAGTCAAATACACAACTTTAATTTGAGGGAGTgtattgattgtaaggaacaaaacactTACTTGGAACAATCCCTCTCAAGTTTAAAAACCATGCAGATGCCCTTCAAttatttttgaatatttttggaTAGAGGGCAGAGATTGTCTCAGGGTAGCCGTGGCCCTGCTAGCCACCCTTGGCAGTGCCACTGGATGTGCAGTCAGTAATGTAGTGAGACATTTGCACGATAACATCTGGAAACACTGAACTGTCCTCAGCTCAACTGAGGCATGAGATGGACCAAAATTCTGCCATTTTCCTTGCTTCACTCATGCCATCTGATCTCCCATATGTCCATCATTCCCTGATCAATGCCAGACTAGAGTTCACTTTGTCAAGTCCTGCTTATAGAAATGTGTCATTCTACATCTCCATTCACTGGAGCATCATGTCAGGTGATGTGGGGTTGCTCTGTTTATTACAGAAAACTGTGAAAATCCCTCCACTGTTTTATGGGTGTGGTGAATTTGGACAACTCTTTTTCCGCTGGCAAGCTTTCAAACTAATGGCACCGTTGAAAGAGAAATGAGTAACCCTGAAACAACACCTTTCTAGCAACATCAATAGGCAATTATCTACTTGAGCCATGACggtttaa contains the following coding sequences:
- the LOC117248674 gene encoding opsin-5-like yields the protein MEITMRGFPVKVVNIPWRNNNLSNLHTDPPLSEQGETIIGIYLLVLGWLSWFGNSLVMFVLYRQRASLQSTDFLTLNLAISDASISIFGYSRGILEIFNILKDDGYLVTWIWTCQVDGFFTLLFGLASINTLTVISVTRYIKGCHPNKAYCISVNTIAVSLICIWTGAMFWSVAPLLGWGSFTDRGYGTCEVDWSKANYSTIHKSYIISILIFCFFIPVLIMLFSYVSIINTVKSTNAMSADGFLTTRQRKVERDVTRISIVICTAFIMAWSPYAVVSMWSAWGFHVPSTTSIVTRLFAKSASFYNPLIYFGMSSKFRKDVSVLLPCARERREVVRLQHFQNIKPKAEAPPPPAPLPVQKPEVKYVTFNPDSDSGVNSPPQTPPSEPQGVFHTDLPSHIETSEYWCDRL